In one window of Solanum pennellii chromosome 2, SPENNV200 DNA:
- the LOC107010478 gene encoding uncharacterized protein LOC107010478: MPTISEISSSSSPNSWQLDEDEPIISSSLKIQLVSKSVSERLLSKFSDLTEFGFDYSKSGLWSPPIERCHVFSGSPTGEILSHRQMADKLNKVLKRHQRRRRCFNPCLCSPKRF, translated from the exons atgccCACCATATCTGAAATctcatcttcatcttctccaaattCATGGCAATTAGATGAAGACGAACCtataatttcttcttcattgAAAATTCAATTAGTTTCCAAGTCAGTATCAGAGAGACTGCTCTCTAAATTCTCCGATTTAACTGAATTTGGTTTTGATTACTCTAAAAGTGGATTGTGGTCTCCTCCAATAGAAAGATGCCACGTGTTCTCCGGCTCACCCACCGGGGAAATCCTTTCACACAGACAAATGGCTGATAAATTGAATAAAGTATTGAAGAGACATCAGAGAAGAAGACGTTGCTTCAAT CCATGTTTATGTTCTCCAAAGAGATTCTGA